From Daphnia magna isolate NIES linkage group LG2, ASM2063170v1.1, whole genome shotgun sequence:
AGGTGGGAACGGTCTCCCCTATTTTACCACATCACGCTTAGGGGCTGTTCATAAATTACGTAGTACGTTTTAGGGGGGAGGGGCTCTGACAAAATACTACGGTTTGCTTCAGGGGGGTATTTCCTATTTTACTACGTAGTGTGcgggaaaaaatttttttggaaaaaaagtaaaatttgctgCAGTAGCCTGGGGGAAATGGGGAGGAGCTTCCAGACAGGCCTAGACATGAAGGGGAAATCCCCATTGAATGGCAAACTGGTTGTTTCGTTTCGTCTCAGTTAGTCGTTGACCCCGACCTTGGTCAACAATGTCTCAGCCTAATATTTACCAACAATTATTTGAGGCATATTGTAAGGCTTAtccagacaagaaaaaagaaacttgccaAAAAGAACTTAACAAAGAATGGGAGTCAATAAAATCAAGTTCAGAGAATAAACCGTTGTTGATAAAACCAAAAGCtgaagaatatcttaaaaagctTAATGTTATTGCTGCGAAAAAAAGGTGGATTAATGCCATTTTTCGCCAACTCATCGATAtctcatttaaaaacaaaaacaaccatAGAAAGGCCCCAAGAACTAGAATTTCAACCTGATTCGGATCAATTTTGTGAACCTTTATTGACGGACTCTGAAACAGAACAGAACCTTTGTTCAAAAATTACGAGTTCTGCGAAAAGGCCTGCCCAAGAAGcaactaaaaatgaaattgatctATTAAATGGGGATTTGGTTGGTCTTTATAATCGACAAAAAATGGACATGCTAACTATAGAAGAACAGGAAATTCTTAAggctaagaaaagaaagctggatgaatgtaagaaaaaactttaaaatttaCAAGATcgccaacaaaatcaaaaaaagttCCGTGATAATCGTCGAGAAGCTCTTAATtcagctgttgttgctgaccctaatttaaaatcaaaactgaAGATCAAGGACTCTGGCAGTGCGGGTAGGCCTCGCCTCGAAGAAACACAGcctttgttgttgtctgaAATTGTCCGAATCGCTAGGCATGGATCAGCGGCTCATGAAAAGCGACAAGATGAAATCTATCGTAGCATCTTAACCTTGGATGATTTAACTGAGCAACTTACTAAAGACGGATTTCACGTGAAAAGATCATCAGTGTACCTTCGATTACAGCCTAAAAGGAGTAGTAGCCACCAAGGAAAGCGCCATATTGACACAGTTCCAGTAAACTTATTCGGGCTCAGAACGACTTTCATAAAAGTCATCCAGATCAGAGACTGTGTCAAGCAACTATACGTACCATGGATGAACTTGCATCTCTTTTGGGACCGTCAGAAGTGTGCTACATCTCTCAAGACGACAAAGCAAGAGTGGCTATAGGGATAACGGCAGCAAATGTACAGGCCCCTATGCTTATGCATATGCAGTATCGGGTAAAACTTCCGGACCATGATTGGGTTGTCGCAGCTGGGCACAAACTCATCCCATCTGTATATGCAGGCATAGCTGTTGACAGAAATGGCCTAGGAATGCCCGGTGCTGTCGGATATTCAGGTCCAACTTATGTCGCCATTCGCTCCGGCAAACATTGTTCTTCAACTGCTTTAAGTCATTGTATGGACTTTGAACGATTACTGAACCTCCCTGAATTCAACTCTATAACAAAAAGTTCAGATGAGAGAGTGAAGCCGATTGTTATGTTCTCAGTTGGTGGGGGTCCTGACGAAAATCCTCGTTACAACAAAGTAATTGAAGTTGCAATACATCACTTTGTGTCACACGATCTTGATGCGATTTTCATCTTTACCAATGCACCAGGCAGGAGTGCCCATAATCGAGCAGAGCGAAGGATGGCCCCTTTAAGTCGCCCACTATCTGGGTTAATTCTTCCTCATAATTACTACGGGAACCACCTTGACGCAGCTGGTAAGACCATCGATGTGGACCTTGAAAAACAGAACTTTGAAAAAGCTGGGACTACTCTGGCAGAGGTATGGAGCGAAGTAGTATTTGATGGATATCCTTGTGTTGCTGAATATGTGGATCCGAATTATTGTGAATTCAGTCAAGATCGGCTCAACGTGAAAGATCAGTATTGGTTTTCGGAACATATTCGCACGAGCCAGTACTTTACGCAAATTGTTAAGTGTAAAAATCTAATGTGTTGTATTAACGAGCCGAGAAGCTCATACTTGGCCGTTGTTCCTACGCGGTTTATTCCTCCTCCGATTCCATTGATCCAATCTGACAAAGGGTTAAAAGCTTCTGATCGAAGTGGCTTTGAAAGTCACGTAtttccttctttatttttatcgcTCCATCTTTCACGCGACTTATTGCCTAATTCAACTAAAGAATTCCTTACGCTCCCTTATGATCTTTACACACCCTCAGTTCAGTCGCAGTTATTGGATCGAATTTGCCAAAAATGTTCgctttattttgcatcgaaaGTTATGCTGAAGAGTCACATGATTgtacacaaaaagaagacTCAAAGCGCAAGTGCAGTTGTTGAGAAAGAGTTCATCGTCACAAGAACTAGAGAAATGATGGCTATCATTGTATCAGATGACAATAATGGCTTAGAAGCAGAGGACGCAGAATGGATTGACAAAGACGAATTGGATATTTCTGGAATCCCACCATTTGTCGAAAAGCCTTCGATCTTATCGTGCCCAGTTGTGACGCTTGAAGAGCATTTTGATAATCCATGGGAGAACGATgagtgaattaaaaaataagtcataTCCTGCCTATTAAATTGTTTATAACGCAGTTACACCCAGAATCAATCAATATTTGTGAGCAAATTGTTGTTTCATGTAAAAGTTAAACGGTTGCTAAAATACAGTTTTTTAAACCCTTTATTTGCCTACTTTTTAAGATATAGTTTTTAGGGGGGTCTTGCCGTTTACTACGTAATTAGGGGGAGGGGGTTTCCGATTCTACTCAGCTTACCACAATAGGGGGGAGGGGGccaaaaacagtaaaaaagcTACTACGTAATTTATGAACAGCCCCTTACCAGCTTCCTCATCATTGCTGTTTGGGTCGACGATGGCCTAGTGGCTGGAAGTTCTACATTGAGCCTTGATGCTATGGTTTCTTACCTCAATCAGAAGTTTGAAATCACCACGGTACCTGCAGATTTATTTGTTGGCATTGTGCTCACTCGCGATCGAGCTAATCGACAGATTTATCTCGATTATCAATGCTCTCGATTATCAATGCTGCTCTGCCGATCTCATTTCCCGTGCTGAAGGGTTCACCACGCCTGTCAATGTTTGCATCCCCATCTAGTCCTGCGGATGTCCAGACCATGGCTGATCTTCCTTTCCGTGAATTCGTGGGGTGTCTCATGTACGCGGCCCTCACTGTGCGCTTTGATATTGCCTTCACGGCCGGACAATTGGCGCAACATTGTCAAAACCCTGGTTTGGAACACTGGAAAGCTGCCATACGGGTTTTTAGGTATCTTAAGGTAACATTCAATCATCGCCTCTGCTTCGGAGGAAACGACTCCAACTACCATGTCCTGGTGGGCTATTCAGACGCTGATTACACGGGCGACACGGATACTAGACGTTCTACTTCGGgttatgttttaattttaaatggtGGTGCTGTTACATGGTCTAGTAGAAGGCAAGCAATTGTTGCTTTGTCCACAATGCAATCAGATTACATTGCTGCCAGCGAGTCAACCAGAGAAGCAGTATGGCTTTTGCTGGACATTTTGGGTACAACCCAGATTCTACCTACACTTATCCGCTGCGATAATGAAAGTGCGATTGGACTCGCCGACAACCCTTTAGCTCACAAAAGAGCTAAACAAATTGAGGTCCGTTATCATTGTATTAGAGAACAGGTTGAGGTCTAAACAATTGTTGTGGGATATGTTGAAACTAGAAAACAACTCGCGCATATATTGACAAAAGCCGTTTTGCTTCATGGATGCGGTCTCGTTGTAGTTCCAGCTGTCGATTTCTAAAAGCAATTGTGTGTTTAAGCCATtgtatcctgtttacatgctGTATTAGTGTGTCACATCACCAATACTGATTTAACTAGGATATATCTTTATATTTTTCCTTCATGTTGTATTGTTTACCCTGTGTACTACTATGTAATCGTCTCATGTCATCTGTCTGGAATGAGGAAGTGTGTTGAGGTTACATTCCGCCGATTGAGAAATGCACATGGGGGTTGCTGAAACCGAGGAAGAGGACGGACGTCCTGGGATCGTCGGCTCGACGACGAggaggaaaataaaaggacGCTGGACTGGGGAGAGTCAGGCGGAGTCTCGATTTCAGTACGATACTCGACAGTCATTGTATTGTTCTAGtgtcgaaacaaaaaaacatttcatctGCATAAAACGTAAGGATTCAATACAATCTTTCACTAAGTATTAACTTATGTATAATGCCGCTAGAAGAACGAGTTGCTGCATAAACTCAAACACATCGTTTTATGAATTTTACTGCTGTTGGTAGTGCAGGAGGCGGCCAAGGAGATCCAGACATATTACTCGGGTTTGAGGCCGGCGACACCTCTGGGGCCGTCCATAAACGATGTCAAATGCctaggggggagggggtaaGGCTAGTGTGACGAAGTGTGACGAAGGGGGGTAGAGGGGGTTTCAAAAATGGGACGTCGCGCAATCGACACTAACGCCATCTCTTGGGGAAAGTACCATATTCATCAGACTTAATTTCTCAATCTTCAGTTTTCTCGTAGTTTCAATACCGTGTactagtttgttttttatacaaGCTGTATATTTTCTATGGTCTAGTCtacaaccaaaacaaaaaaaatcgatttcatcgataaaatggataaaaacaaattgtatCAGTCTTTTTATGACGCATTTGTTAAAGCAAATCCTACAAAAAGCAGAAAGGATTGCCAAGAATATGTAATGAAGAAATGGaatgaaatcaaaaatgattcCAATTTGTCATCAAAATGTAATAACTTGTTGGCCCAATTTAAAGCAGTTGCcatgcaaaaaaaaggtacaCTTATGGGATTTTGGAGGAAAGAGTCGGGCAAAGCTTCTGCCTAAACACAAGACAATTCTCTCCCTTTAGAATTTCTTCCCGACTCCAACCAATTCGATGAGCCAGATGATGATGCAGTTGTTGATAAGTCAATTAATGAAAAGCCTTCGGGGCCAACGAGCAGTCTGAACCAAAGTAACAAAATTGCTATCGTGCAATCGCAACTGCAAACTGAGATCGATGTTTTGAATTCAGAATTAACTGATTTGTATGAACGGGATAAAATGGTTTACTTTCCAAAAcgcaagaaaaagaattcaagTCCAAGAAGCTCAAGAAAATTGaactagaaaagaaattgaagaaaaaaagagacgacCAAAGAAGATCACAAAAGGCTAGagatgataaaaaaaagaaagtttgaaGCCATTTTAGAAGAAAATccagaaataaaaaagcttTAAAGGTTCGAGATCAACCTGGTAGGCAACGATTAGAAGCCGATCAGCCGTTATTATTAAAGGCTATCGTCGATCTTGCTTTACATGGCACTGCATCTCACGAAAAAAGACAAAGTGATATTTATCGCAGTATTAAAGCACGGGATCAGTTAGCCGATCAATTAAGAAGAGAAGGTTTCAAAATCAGTCGCAGTGGGCTTTACATTCGTCTTCTTCCCAATCGAAGCTCATCTCTCGAAGGCCAGCGGCATGTTTCTACTGTACCAGTCAAACTCATTAGAGCCCAAAACGACAAGCACGTAAAGCATATTGATGGCCCCTTTTGCACAGCCACAATCAGGCATTTGGAGGAATTGGCTTCGACGTTGGTCCCAGATGAAGTCTGTTTTATCAGCCAAGACGACAAGTGTCGGGTCCCAATTGGTTTGACGGCTGCTAACAAGCAAAGTCCCTTGCTAATCACGTCGAATATCGACTCAGTCTACCCGATCACGACTGGGTTGTAGCTGAAAGGCACAAGCTGATACCTTCTGTCTATGGTGGGATAAATATTCAGCCAAATGGATTAGGAGATCGACAAGCAGTTAGGTATTCCGGCCCGACATATATCGCAATTAGATCCGGCAAGCACTCTTCGTCTACGGCATTTAGCCATGCTTTCGATTTCGAAAAGTTATTGCTTCTTCCCGAATTTGATTCTACAACAAAATCTGGAGTAGAACGTCTCGTCAAACCAATCTTCGTCTTCACTGTTGATGGTGGGCCAGACGAAAATCCCCCGTACCATAAAGTTATTAAAGTTGCCATTCATCATTTCGTCAAGCACGACCTTGACGCTTTATTCATAGCTACCAACGCACCGGGCAGAAGCGCTTCTAATCGGGTGGAGAGAAAGATGGCCCCCCTAAGCAAAGAATTAAGTGGTCAGATTTTACCACATGATCACTTTGGAAGTCATTTAGACAACAGAGGTCAAACCATCGACTTAGATCTTGAAGAAAAGAACTTTGCCTTTGCAGGAACAGTATTAGCCGAAATCTGGTCAAAAATGGTTGAAGATAATTTCCCGATGGTTGCCGAGTATGTCAATCCTGGAACTTCTGAGCTACTGGAGGCAGAATTGTTGAATAAAGATCAAAATTGGTGCGATGTTCATATTCGCTCTAGTCAATATTTCATACAAATAGTCAAGTGCGCGGACCCCGGAGCAGTTATTTCAACATTGTCCAAGAAAGATTCTTACTCCAACCACTCCCTTTCGTTCAAACGAGCGAGGGACTGCGTGTTCCAGAACGTCCGAACGATATGTCTTCGCACACTAATTCCCCATCTTTGTTCTTGTCTCAGAGCTTGAAAATTGACCACTTGATTCCTCGTTCCGCCAACAAGTATAAACAGATTCCCTACGATCTTTATTGCCCATCTGTGCAAACTTCACTGAATGATTGAGTATGTAAAACGTGCAATCAGTACTTCGCCTCAATTGTGATGTTGCGTAGTCATTCGACAAAACATAAACAAGTCGCAGCCGTGCCCGCTAGAAGAGTATGGCCTACAAGATTAGCGGTTCGTAGGCAACGCGAGATGATGGTCATAATCGCAATTCAGGAAAATGGAGAAAGTGTCGACTGGTTTGATGAACAAGATCTCGATTTGACTGATATAGCTATTCCTTTTCAAGAACCATCAGCTAATACTCCTGCTTTTCCTGTTTTATCGATAAATGATCATATCCAGTCACCATGGGAGGAGGAATAATGTGATTCATTGATCAAAAATAACATTGtaatttgttttaattattattgtttAATGCGGGATTAATATCTGTTTTCTATCTGGAagtataaataaaaagaaatttgaaattaattttggctatttttttataaatttttttgggtggggtcAGCTGTTGTGACGACATTTTCAAGGGGGAGTCAGACATTTGTGACGAATAGTGacgagggggagggggggtctAAAGTAGTCAAAAAAAGTGTGACGTCGTTTATGGACGGCTCCTCTAGGGGCAGCAGCACGATCTTCAACGGGATTGGGATAGAAAGGTACATGGTTGACCAAAGAGGTGTCCCTACCGCGAGAGGTCCCAGACCAGTCGCAATTTCGATTCCGAGCCACAAGGCGAGGAGTTCGAGGATGCACAGACCAACCAGGATTCTTGGAATTCGGAAACAAGGTGTGCTGTGGCGGAATGGGCATACGAGCCGGTAACTGCAAGTGAGCAGTGTGAGGGTGCTCGTGAGGTAGGGTACAAGAGAAGGATGAACGCACAAACCGGAGCGGGAGACGAGGAGTGACAGAAAGTGAGGGGTGTCGATCGCGATCAAGGATCGTGGACGCGACATGTAGAGTTCGACAACCGCGAGTCGCTTATCCCGCAGGTACTAGTTCCCATTGTTCAGGAAAGGATCGACGCACAGACCATGTCACCATGTCAGCGGAAGTGAAGACGGTCGGAGGCGATCAAGTATCGAATTCACAGCGGAGGAAGTCGAACGACCCAAATTTACTCGCAACGCAGGGGTTGGTGACCGGGAACAAGAAGGAGGTGCGGCGGGTGTCAGCGCGAGTGGTAAAGGCTGACGACGGAAGACGCATGGTTGGCGTTGAAGTCGATATCACTGGGGTCTTCAACCGATCGTCAGGTACCGACAGCGGACAGCCGTTGGAAGTGAGGGACGACGAGGCGGAAGGGTGAAGAGAGGATTGGGAAAGAAGAAGCCCGAGGGAAGGCCTACGGGCTAGGGTGTTTAGCACTCCACTGGAAGCAGCAGCGGTGAGACGAGGACGAGTTGAACTCAGCGTCGCGAGATCCTCAAGCCAACAGTCTCTGGAGGATCCCGAACTAGATTGGgacccgtttttggaagaagaggaagataTGGCGGAACGCCCAATGTTCCACTACAAGGCACGCGAAAAGTTTCGAGGCACGTCAAAAGAGAACGCAATTGAGTGAATTGACCGATTCGAATGGATTGGTCGTCACAATCGATAGTCCAACAACGATCTCGCAAGGGCTATTGACGTGTCGCTCGAGGGTGCGGCCTACAAATGGATTGTAGTGCTTTAGGCGAGAAATGCCCATCCGGAGCACTGGGAGGACCAGATGATTCAAGTAGCCACGAGGGACGACGAGCCAGCGCACCACAAAGAGGTGTGGGGGCTCAAGACGTTGTTCTTGAAGCAGTTCATGGCGGTACACCTGAATCGACAGACTGAAAGAAAACTGCGCATGAGAGTCCAAGGAAAAGACGAAGACATCACGGAATACTACCATGATGTGATGGACATGTGCCATATTGTTCAGCCCGACATGGCTGAAGAGGTGTTCATTGATCACCTGTTCAGGGGTCTGAGTCCGGCTCACTATAAAAGGCTTTACATTCTAGGCATCAAATCGTGTAAGGAATTCCTAGAAGAGGCGAGACTTCACGCGGACGCTGTCAAAATAGCCGATGAGAGAGGCTACGAAGACGCAGGCAGAGAGCGTGGAAAGCCCTCAGTCAGGACACTAGGCCTTCACAAGGTTCAAGAGCTACAGCGCCGAATTCAGGATCTGACCTGGCCATGGAAAGAGAACCTTCgaggaagaaggagaaagaaggagaagaaggtAAAAAATTTGCCATAATAAGAATGCTACGattaaaaaacaagtttcctcGAGAAGGTCTTATGGGACTAAAACCAGAGTCATAGGGATGGTTGATGGACCCTGGAGAAAAGGCCCATAAGGCTTTGTTTGAACCTCTTTTAAAATGTCAAAACATTGATTtctttattaataaaaataactaGGAAAACTGTGGAAAACATACTTCATACTACTACGGGATCTTTATTGAACCAAGTTGTCAAAATCTCGCTGTAATCCGCTTTCAACAGTTCTTCCGTAAAAATGATGAGGCTATTTACTGACACTCTCCAGCTCCATGATGTAGTTTCAGAAAGGAACATCGTCGCTGGTAAATCAGGTAACTGCTATGCGTGAAATCCCTCCATTtcgtcaaaaatgaaaagaaaattttccaGTTTAGCCTTTTTCTGATACCAATTCATAAAATTGATTGCTAGAGCACAGGTCCGACTGTTCATAATGTAGATATCATTCATAAGCTTACTGGCGTGCTCTAtttttctcctcttttctttcaaaaaaatttttgttggaGGTTAAGCCTCccattaatttttcttttctttttctcttggttATTCTCCGTGGAAGCGGAGCACCTCGGGTCTCCAGAACTATTCAAAAATTAGAGACTTAGAAAAAATCAAGAGGGCGCAGAGGAGGGCTGCAGGCTTAGAGAAGCCGTTGACAGGGCCCAAACTCCCGAGGCAGTTTCGCAACACCCCGGAAGGCCGGCGAAAAATCCAACAATACAATCGCCACGCTGAAGCAGCTGCTGTAGCTAACCACGACGGCCAAGCAACAACGACGTCCCCTTTGGAGTCCCTCCTTCCAATACTGGTGAAACATGTGCCGCTATCGGAGTTAAAGGAGGCCCTAACTCCTAAGTACTCCGGCGACATCCGGTACAAGCCAACCGAAGAAGGAGGAGAAGGAGGAACACCCCACCAACTCCAAGTGGGCAACACGAGCAACACCACGGGCCTTCAAACGCTACAGCCCCAAATAAGATAAATTTGATTGCGTTGTCCCTCCAGGAGGATCCCGAGCCAATTTTCCCAACCCAATTTTGGGCACAACGCTACCATCACGCGCTATATCGAGGAGAAGTACGGCACACCGGTAATTTTTGGAAGTG
This genomic window contains:
- the LOC123469921 gene encoding secreted RxLR effector protein 161-like; this translates as MADLPFREFVGCLMYAALTVRFDIAFTAGQLAQHCQNPGLEHWKAAIRVFRYLKVTFNHRLCFGGNDSNYHVLVGYSDADYTGDTDTRRSTSGYVLILNGGAVTWSSRRQAIVALSTMQSDYIAASESTREAVWLLLDILGTTQILPTLIRCDNESAIGLADNPLAHKRAKQIEVRYHCIREQVEV
- the LOC123469920 gene encoding LOW QUALITY PROTEIN: uncharacterized protein LOC123469920 (The sequence of the model RefSeq protein was modified relative to this genomic sequence to represent the inferred CDS: inserted 3 bases in 2 codons), with the protein product MSQPNIYQQLFEAYCKAYPDKKKETCQKELNKEWESIKSSSENKPLLIKPKAEEYLKKLNVIAAKKXGGLMPFFANSSISHLKTKTTIERPQELEFQPDSDQFCEPLLTDSETEQNLCSKITSSAKRPAQEATKNEIDLLNGDLIKDSGSAGRPRLEETQPLLLSEIVRIARHGSAAHEKRQDEIYRSILTLDDLTEQLTKDGFHVKRSSVYLRLQPKRSSSHQGKRHIDTVPVXLIRAQNDFHKSHPDQRLCQATIRTMDELASLLGPSEVCYISQDDKARVAIGITAANVQAPMLMHMQYRVKLPDHDWVVAAGHKLIPSVYAGIAVDRNGLGMPGAVGYSGPTYVAIRSGKHCSSTALSHCMDFERLLNLPEFNSITKSSDERVKPIVMFSVGGGPDENPRYNKVIEVAIHHFVSHDLDAIFIFTNAPGRSAHNRAERRMAPLSRPLSGLILPHNYYGNHLDAAGKTIDVDLEKQNFEKAGTTLAEVWSEVVFDGYPCVAEYVDPNYCEFSQDRLNVKDQYWFSEHIRTSQYFTQIVKCKNLMCCINEPRSSYLAVVPTRFIPPPIPLIQSDKGLKASDRSGFESHVFPSLFLSLHLSRDLLPNSTKEFLTLPYDLYTPSVQSQLLDRICQKCSLYFASKVMLKSHMIVHKKKTQSASAVVEKEFIVTRTREMMAIIVSDDNNGLEAEDAEWIDKDELDISGIPPFVEKPSILSCPVVTLEEHFDNPWENDE